The genomic segment AAATACTTAATCATGCAATAATGAAAATGATGGTCCCTTACAGTTGCAAGACCTAAAAATGGTTACAATAGTTTTATCAAGCTAACATGACACTCGTATCCAAAATAAATCCAAGTATGAATAATTCCCTTTAATCAATATTTGTCCTTTAAATTGTGCCTGTTAGCCACAGAGATTTGAACAgggtgttttgtgtgtaacctaaaatatgcagcataaatTCAATAAGAATTCACTTACTGTTCACAGTCCTTTTCTGACTAATTATCAAAGCAATGACTGTTCAGAACTCTATCAAATGTAAGTGAATGTTGTAACAAAGTGACCTTTATACAGTGACCGAGAGAACCCCACGCACTGCAAATCAAGAAAACCGTGCGTAAAGAAGAACGcgtgcaaattaagaaaacatcttaATCATTTTGACAGGGGGCCCCTAAAAGGTTAGGAACCGGTCTGTAGTTCAATGCTATGTGAAAGTTATTGAAGTATGCACGTGTTTTTTGCCATTTGCATGTATTTTCTTAAGTTGCAAATgtttctatttgcatgtgttttcttaatatGCAGTGCTTTGAGCTCTTTCGGCCACAGAACCTTTATCccaataaaaacatattcatgCAATTTCCAGATTATGCTTGCGGTGTTACATGAAACAAGTAAAATCCAAACCATAGATTGTATGGCAATTATAAACTGACTATGCTCCCAACTCATCCAGAGATGAGCTGGGTGCTTGTCGTGTTAAACGAGTGTCGGAGATGTGATTTTCTAACTGTTAACGCACACTGGCCTGTTGGCTGAATAGCTTTCTTGACAATAGTGATATGACACAAAAGAACAGTCGTTGCAGGGTGCAGATCCTCACAGCAGCACTTATAAATACATGTCGGTCTGGCTGTGAACCATAAATAGGTCTATGCCCTGGCACACAGACATGGAACTGCTGTGTCAACGTGGGATTTCCCTCATGTCTGTGGgccacagcagcacagacaggctTCTACACACAACCTCACTTCGCTTTAACACAAAGAGGCAGCTTCTCGTGTATTTACATGCTAATGTGTTAGCGCAGCAGAGAGCATAATCACCGTTACAGATCGTTTCCTGCTGCAGTCAGATCTGGGCTTTGTGCTCATGGTCAAGCGGCTGCGTGGCTGCACGTAGactggtcaacatgcaacaggcCTGTCAGAGGAGGCTAACGTTGGCTAACGTCAACTTAGCATCGGCTCGTCTGACATTAACACGCCCTGGCTACATTAGCCGCTCATGACAGAAGGGAACCGACCCACTCCAGCCAATATAAGTACGTGAACACACCACCGCTACATGCTAATACCACACAGCGTTGTGCTTTGGCGAGTAAAAGAGCCTCGCCAGCCGGGTGATGGTAGCATGAGCTAGTCGGGATATTCTAACATGGCCGACAGGAAATGGAAGCTCAGAACATTCCAGTGGAGCCGGCTCGTTTTCCTGAAGTGGACACGGGCTGAGATGGGCAAGTCTTCGGCTCCTGCTGGGGACAACTCCCCGTGTGCATACAGCAGGTAGTGTGTTTTCACCACACGGTGACACAGTGGGCTTAAGGAGCGATTTAGCCGCGTTAGCTAAAAGAAAGATGGATGGTGAAACCGGCGCACAAGGTCAATCCCCGATATGTCAAACCACAACCAGCGACAATTGTCACGCAACGTCAGCCGAGTGTCTAACCTGACGGCGGGGTTCACCTCCGACAGCGGCTAGCTACCAGGCTAACCAGACAGCTACTCCACACATATCTTTCCCCAATTACTCCAGCCAACAGTTTGTAGTTTGAATTAAGAGCTAGCAAGAGAGCTAAGCCTTCAGTAATAATGGGTGCCCACATTACTGACTAGCAAAAATGCTAGTGGGCTCGTTGACATTAGCCCACAGAGGCTAGCAAGCGTTAGCTAACTTTTTCCCCCCTAGATGGCCCGACCTGTTTTCTTCGTCTGCGTTTCCTGATGCTGGCGCTGGAAGTGGCTCTGATCATTTTTCAGAGCGGCTGTGCGATGGGTCGAGTGTCTGTCCTCCCCGCGCTGCTGGTAGTGTCTGTCTTGTGCCCGATCTCTGGGCTGATCCTCCATTGAAGTGTGGAGACTCGCTCAGCTCAGTGCATTAGCTCAGTGGGTAAGTCGAGAGCAGTCCAATCACTACCACTGTAAAACGGAAGCTATTTGAAGCCCGTGTAAACGTCAGCAGTAAACGTCTAAAAATGGCTCTGTTTTTTGGGTGGTCGTCGCCGCCACTATATCCAGGAGCCGGGATTGTGCTGAGACGCGCAGGGAACATTGAGCAGCACTTTGAGCCGCTGGCACATGTTTGATCGCGGGGAAATCACGACATTATACAAGTGTTTGCATGGTGGGCAGTACCGGGGTGGGGTTCGAGAACGAACTACAATCATATGACCGGAGGCTCTGCCACGTCTCCAGCCGGTGGACACACTTTGATGGAGGGTCCCCGGGAGACCAGCCCTGCTCCCTAAATGGAAAACACTCTGTTCTCAAACATGACCCATCGATCTGGCAACAAATATTGAAGGACTATAAAAAGCTAGGCACTATTTGCATTTTGGGCAAAATTagtaaaaatgaataataacatCAGAAGAAAAAAGTTCCATGAGAAACATTGGTGCACACCAACTTACATATTTAAAATCCTGTATCATGTGATGCATTGTATGTGTTATGTGTCTTGCTCAATTATATAATTTACAACTAAATCCACCGTACATATATGAAAATAGCGTTTGATCCACTGTCTGcatcaaaataaatcattcaatCATCACAAAACATAAATGGAGCATTAATTTAGGTACAGTTATCTAATGTGCATTaatttaaagatttgttttatCTCATATTAATGGATAATATAAAGCAATGCAATGTTATGCACTAGTGCATAACATTGTAAGTGTTTATTGTTTAGTGTTTATTGTCCAATTATATGTCTTATCACTAATTTCACCTTGAAACATGTGAAAATAGACACTGAGCCACTCTGCCTTCATCAATAAAGATCATCATTCAGTCATCAGAAAGCATAAACAGAGCATGTAATGATAGATTAACAGACCTAATTTGCATTTATTAACAGATTTTAGCACGCATCCTCAGTAAGTGTTGTTTGTGAAGTCCGCCTGTCATCACCTCATCATTTATTATCTCATGTTGATCTGACTTAATTGCGTGTGACTGACAAGTCAAACAAAGAGTAAGTGCTAAGAGGTTTTAGGTTGGACATGAGCAACTAATCCACTTTGTGTGATAGGCTGATATTTGCAGAGCCATTACAAAGATGAAAGAGGAGTAGTTATTATTGTATTAGGCATTGGACATATTAGTCTTGTGCAATTAACTGATCCTTTGTAGGAAAAGGGGGCAATTTCTGCCAATTAATACCACACACCATGAATCTTAATACTAACTGACAGTTCAACTCAGTAATTCTACATGTTACAGTCAACCCCAAAACATGAGATCCTCCCCTCAGACTGAGTAGAAGGAAAGGATGATCAGGACTACCTGTGACATACTGTCGTTCGACATTGCTCACATATAACAGAACCAATTGCGCCCTCTTGTGGCTAGAGACCCAATCTGTAGACGGTTGACACGTGCAGTGGAAGTCGAGAGATTTTCCctcaaaaacatgtgatttgtaTAGATTTAACAAGTTTCTCTGAGGGTATCGAGTTTGTGCCTCTGGTGTGAGCTAATTGCAGTTGTGtgatttcagaataaaaccttAATGTATCTGAACAAACGATTAAGATAACGTTTAGTTGTCTATTTTTCAAGAAACAAATTAtgatgtgtatatgtattaacTTCAACAGTGATATAATCTGAGTGTTcctgtggttaaaaaaaatccatcctTATTTAGAAAATGGGCATATCCCCGACTCTGCTGATAAATGCAGCCCTGCTCCTCCTATACGCATACTGTACATGACAACTACCATttcaatgaaatattaatatgacAGCTTCATTTTATgacaagatttatttttaaaacaagacATATAGGCCTCTTTAAGATGGACCTGGTCTCCAGGCATGTGCACACAGAAAAAATAATCTAGCAATATGAGGTACTGAGTTTCAGTCATGGAAGCAACTCAGGAGACTATTATTGCGGAGGTATTTTGTACAGTTCCCACCTGAAAGTAGAGTGAGACCTAAAAATAACCTTGAGTGAGAAAAGTACGAGAGGAAGACAAATATAGTTCAGTGCTGGTTAGATGCTTCTGGCTTCTCGCATAGAGTGAAATTATAAACATCATAGCTCACAGTTAAATTCTTAGGTTTGGATTCTGGCAAAAACCAAATGCTTACATAATACTTATCAAtgttagaataaaaataaaacgacAATAAAAACCAGAGATTAACAATGGCCACGCCACACTGGATTCAAGATATCTGCAAAGAATTTGGTTAAAGATTAGACTCATGTTATAAATGCTCATGTAATATcggaaacatttacattttatacatAATATTAAGATATCCACTGATTTTATTAACTGAAACGAACTGGAATATTTCACCATTCTTTGGAATTTATcagttaataaaacaatatttaccaTAGGAAATTAGGTATATTTTGAATTCTATCACCTTTTTAATGTTGTCCAATgattgaatattaataataacaatctaTGGCCAATATGCAGATTTGAAATTGAAGACATTATGAGTAATGAATCAAATTCATGCTATATTTAGCTATGTTTGTGCCATGCTGTAATATGAGTATATAGTGACATTTTTGGGCAgtgtttccttttctccctttagaatttgaaatgtaatttagcTGATCAATATTATTTTagataaaaatacttttacatCCTAGAAGCCTGTAGTTTACTAAGAAATGTGATTCTTGGAATAGTATCTGGATACAAGTAGAGATATATGTTTTGTTTGCTGTCTGATACAAAAGCTGTGCTCATATCAATGAGCTGTCGACCAtggcaaaatgttttttaaaaagtagaCTTGGCAGGGAAGTACTGCAGTAGAAATACACGTGAAGACACAGATATTTCCAAAAAAAGTATGGGGGTGATACAGTTAAAATACAGACAGGACAATAATGTGTAGTGTGTAATGTATATTGCATCAGTGCCAATAAAAAGTGCATCTCTTTGAAGTATTACAAATTGAAAGGAGCTGATCAGCTGCTCCGTTTTGCTGAGCTGAGGACGGTCAGCCTGTCAATGTTTCAGCGAAGAGACCAGGATTAGATGCATCCTGTCGCCCTATTGGTCCCCCGGTGTTGTGCTGTCACTGTGCGGCCTGGAGGTCCTCGTGTCGCAGGACTTTGTAGGTGAGCCAGTACAGAACGTTGAACATGAGGAAGCTCATGGGGAAGACGGCTCGGGAGATGGTGTCGATCCTCTTCGCTCGATCCACGAAGCGCCTGCGGATTTCATAGAAACCTAAACCAGGAGGTAGATCAGCAAACACCGGCGTGGCGTCCATTTCCGGTGCACTTCCTGCCGACAGCGCCATGCCCAAACTCTGGAAGAGGAGCCCCTGCTGtgccagctcctcctcctggaagAAACAAGACACAGCACAGAATATCCATCTGGTCTTTTTTTGAGAGAATggtctgttttctttctaaGCTTCCGTCTGAATGGAACAAGGCGACAGCACATACCCGCGAACAGGCGGTGCACTGCTGGGCCACGCTCCCATGAGCAGCACTTTTTCCTGACGTGTTGTGTCCCTTCGCTTTACTGTCAACACTTCCCTGCTgatgatgaggaaaaaaaacacaacatgaatatAATCATCAAACAGATTTCACAGATCGAACAGTTTGCAATAATGGGGAGCCCGCTGAGTCACATGCATGTTTCAAACCTTGTACATTAACAAGTGATCGTCAGCTGCTTCTTGCAAAGTGAATACACGTCTGACATTAATGTGAAATGAGGCAGCTTGAAGATGTTGTCAGAGCAAATTCCCGCGGCTTTGCATAATCCCTGTAAATGATTAAGTAAACAGGATTCAAGCAGATGGCTGTATTGTGGTGTAAATATTAGAAGGTATTAATGCATCCTGCAGCTGCCTTCACACTGCTGCATTTAAGAatggttttagtttttaaaggTGGCTAAGCCCGTTACTTTTCCTATTCCAATGAAAGTCCGGAGGGAGGCAGCAAGATGTTGAGAGTATTCAGGAAAACAGAATTAATCACAGGTCAATGCTGTCTGCGTTTCCCGGCTGGAGCGCAACATGCAGCCGGATTGTGCAGCTCGTGCAGAGCCGGGCTCAGGGAATAGCAGGTGACAGCTGCCCGAGGGGctgagggggtgtgtgtgtgtgggggggggggggggtcgcactCACTGttctctgccgctgctgctctTTGAGCTTCTTCCTCAGTCTGAAGAAATCCTTGTGCTGGCGTGAAACAAAATTAACGGCTGCGTACTCCAGTAgtgcagcaaacacaaacaggagacaAACCGCCATCCAGATGTCTATGGCTTTTACATAGGACACCTGTGAGTCAGTGAAAGACAAAATCAGGAGAGGCAGGGACACGAGAGAACTATGTATGGAATTACAGGATACATTACATGTTTTCTCTGGTGTTAAACAATGGTAGTAATACAATAGTTGCTCAACCATACTACACTAAAATACTCCACTGCAAATAGAAATTGTAGATTATTTTACCCGAGTACTCGTACAAAAGTATTCGCAACATTCTACTAATTATGCAGAGAGACGTTACTGTCAGGGTTATATTTGTACATCATTTCTTCATATTATTGGATCATTATTATTGAGACATAATATGTAAACAGTACTTTAATGTTTTGGTAGGTTAAGGTGGAGCTAAGTGTAACTACTGTATATATTTCAATGTATTTCAATGTGTGTAACACTTTAAACTCAAACATAACTTTAACAATGTAACTGTGTGAAAAGGCCAATCCGCCTTTTCCCCCTCTACGGATCTCTGCTCTATCCATGGGACTTTCTAGTTTTTGCTGACATCATCCCAGACTCTGTACTAAACACCTAATTAACTTGTATTTCACATCAGTGATGTTTAACAAACCAAACTCTCTGACCTTTGGCAGCGAAGCCCTGGAGCCAGAGCTCTGTGTTGTCATGGTGAGCACCGTCGTGATGCCCAGTCCCACTCGGGCCGGAGCCGCATCCATGTTGATCCAGAAGGAAACCCAGGACAGGATGACGGTGAGCAGGCTCGGTATGTACATCTGAATCAGGTAGTAGCCCATCTGACGCTCCAGGTAGAATTTGACCTCGATGCAGGTGAATTTACCTAACAACAGGAGGAGATACAGGTGCAATCTGACAGTCTCATTAGAAGTCGATGGGCAGCATCTTTTAAGGATGCTGAACGACAGGTTGTCAAATGCCCTGTACCTGTGTTGTAGTGCTTGGTGCAGTAGCCAAGGCCTTTCTCCTCGTTCAGCACAAACTGAGGCAGTGTCATATCATCAGCCACCTGCACCGCGCCGACATCCAACCATTCAAAAATAAGATCGTTCATGGTGTAGCCGACTAGAAGAGGCAGAAAGACGGCAAACCATACGTAATAAGTCtagatcaaatgtttgtgtaacACCAACCCTGCCCTGAAAGGTGGACTCACAGCTTTCCAGCTGCATGATACACATCTGGCTGTCCATGGGGAAGTTTTTCAGATCCATGGGACAGGAGAGAGTCAGCGTCAGCCTGGAACAGGAAACAGTAACTTCATCTTAGTACTGGAATGCAGGGGCAGGGGCCAGGGGGGGCACTGGCCCGAGCTGAGATTTGATGAGCCCCTGAtgtgcccctgtcctgtcattAGTCtgttttctatatatatatatatatataaactactCAGTTactaattataattataaatttcacaaattgtGAAGAACATTTATATTccaagctttttttaaatatgcagtGGGCTTCAGCAagggatttaatttttttttttaattgagcgATGAGTTAACAGTAAAAATTAGTGACAGCCTTACTGAAATTGGATGTTGGACGTGTAATTGGCCAACTTGTAAACTGTGTAAATTGTGATCCCCTTCATGGCGCCTAATCTACAAAAGTCCAAAATAAGAATCAAATCCTTGATGTGACAAAACAATGTGTGGATACCCTGCCAAGCAACACCTCCCAAACCCCTCCGGTGTCACAGAAACCCCTTTTGCACTCTCACCCCACATTAAGTTCACATCCAGCAGCtctatcctcctcttcatctttctcttccactgcagcctcagacAAACCACCCAGGACTGGCAGGTGCTGACAGACCACATGTCCACCTTTTGAAAGGTCTGATGTAACACCAGCACAAAAAAACCTTCCCCCCTCACCATAGGGATCTGGATCAAAAAGCACATCTCATCCGTCAATCGAGATGTTGGCTTCACTGATAATAAAGCATTTTGCTGACACAGCTTTCTACTGTCTCTCACGGCTCATTTCAAGCACCATTCTTCTCTTTTATCCAGGAAAGACGAGGTGAAGATGAATGATattgaagagaggaggaagaagtgactgctgctgctgcgtcagtGTCATTCAGAGATACTATGGTGGTAAGTGAgcccaattaaaaaaaagttatgtttCTGTTATTCCAATGGATGGTGGTTGATTGAAAGATTAAAGGTTCATCCAGGGAAAGTGATTTCATCTCAAACTTGAATTGCAAACAGAGCTCTGAACACTGCTTCCTCCGTCTTATACAGTATATTCTACTTCTAACGCCTTACCATTATGCTACAGTTCACCACCGCTTTACTGCCACATCACTGACCTGAGCCTGCGGATACTGTTTTACATGAGTTTATTCACAGTGTGGGCTGGACAGTACGATTATAAATGAACTGAACTGGAGTGAAACAAACGTGCTGTTGGATCATATATACGACTGCCACTTGCGGTGGTAGAAGTTTCTATTCATTTGGCAACATAACAAACCGCAGATCTAGAGGAGTTACAAAAGAGACGCATCACGGTGCATCAATCAGCTAGATGACCAATTTAAAATGAAGATAACCTGATGCTGTAGAGGACATTTCCATTGTGGAATATCCGAAGCAGCTTGTTGTCTGTTGTGACCTCGTGGAAGTTTGCTCCCTTTTCGTTTGCAAAGAACAGGTCAGGTTTCCAAATGGAGTCCAACATCGACGGGTCCAGGTCCAGAGAGTCGTCTGGATATTCCTTATACGCCAGTCGAGGGTCGTTCCACTGCTGCCTCAGAAATACATTGAGGCGGTAATCCTGTGAAGTTAAATCATAATTAGAAATTACACTACTTGTACTTATTACTCACTGAAACAAAATATACAGCCATAAATTGTAATTGTGGTAATTGTgccattaaaatatatattaaaatatatatatgaaaaagattatatatatatatatatatatatatatataatctttttcatttctctgagAACAAGTGTACATACAGACCAACAAAAAGAGTAACAGAGTCAGgaatgacaacacaaaaaaggaATTGATGAATAAGAGATCAGATAGGGAAGCTTTAAAAGTCATGTGTAATACCTAAAACCAAAATCTGCCATTGGTTTTGAGCACATGAGGGATAACTTGGGTTATATAATTACTGGACGGTGTACTGTCGTTTtttaaataagagaagagaggTGAGGTAGATTGGAAGCTTCCACAGGGGACCTTGATAGAATAAGAGAAGCAAATTCACTAACATTTGACCGTTTTGcatcaaattatgttttgtaattttagtaAAGACTGTGAGAGGGCTGAGATTGAGTcgacaataaataaatctgcagcCTCACTGAGCAGGTGAGATCCACTGAGCCCATACACACTTTCACagggctgaggaagaggaggaggaataaaagCTACATAAATGCTGACAAACAGACTTTTGTGGCCACAACCCGAATGACGAGCGAACTCCACTTACAATTTCATCAATTAAAATTTGATGGCCCTCCAAggagatgttttaaaaaatgcatgagGCTTCCTAACACAAAACTTCAGTAAGAaaaagcacacaaaaaaaaacaagacccCAAACTCTCTCTGTTGGCCTCATAAATAAAGGATGGCCTCTGatttgacagagacagagaaatccTGGCGTACAGTAATTCAGTGAACTTACAAGATGGTGTTTACAGTCACTGATTAGTCACAATCCGATGAGCGTATGTTTTAGGGATCATGAAACGTGGCGTAACTAACAGAGGGATGAGAGCCAGAGATTTATTGAAAAAAGGAATCAACACCAGAGTCTGATGCATCTGAGGAATTATTTTTGTCAACCAAAATATGTCTGCCTCAGATGTGGACATTCGAATGTCCATCTATTACAGGGGGAACTATGGTAATTGAGATTCATGATAAATGATGATACAACACTAAACAGCTGCCAATGGGCCTTTCTGcgagtacttttacttgaagTCCTTATATTTGAATGCTAATTCTTCGTTAATGCTAGTACTTTTTCTTTGGTACAAATATTATCGAAAAAGTGTGACCACTGTGGATTGTAGCTCAAATTCTCACCATTGTTGTTTCGGTGATGGATCCGAAGCTGTTGATGAAGATGTTACACGTGACGTTGACAGGAGGAcctgacagagaaacagattGTCAACACACATCATAGTTACACTGGTTTCCTTAAATATACTATAATCCACATGTTAAATGGGCTGTGAttatatagcacctttaaaGCCTTTCCAGTCTTGTCAAACACTCAAGGTGCTTTACAGTGCAAGTCAAATTCACACACGTCAGTCAGGGGCAGTGTTAAGTGTCTTGCAGAGTGACTGTAGGAGCTGGGGATCGAAGGTCGGTGGACGTCCCTGACCCACAGCCGCTCCAAGTATGACGCAAGGAGCAGGACGCTTGTCTGAAATAAAATCAGCTTGTTCCTGTCAAAATGTGTCGCGCTGTGCACTGATCCTCAGACAGCTGTATTGTCATTTCCACTATGCTCCCATTAGTGTGGTCCCTCTGTACACCACTGGAACGTTGAATATTTCAGCGGCTCATTTCTTAACAGGCTATAATTTATTGATTCTCCTTTAGTTACATTAGTGTATATATAACTAATCAGTAGCATGCACTGACAAGGATGTGGAGCAAGTATGAAATATGTATGCAATACAACCCTAGAGGCTGAGGGGGAAGTATGTCAGTTGATAATCTGCCGGCTTCGCTCACAACGAAAGCTCCAGATTGGACTGAAATAGGCCTGTGGGGTAATATACAAGGGCAACTGCACATATCTGACAGAAAGATCCGAGGGAGAAGTTGATGTAAAATATGGTTAACCTAAGGCAGTGGGTCAGTATGAAAACCGCAACAACACTTGACAAAACAAAGGCTCCTGTGGGAAAACATCGCAGCCTGCAGCATCTCTCACTTCTGACCCATCTGTGAAGGATTTGTGCTGCCTCGCCGCCCAGACCGTTATGCAAATTGAGCAGCGTTCTTTCTCACACCTGTCCCGGTGGAGGAGGTCCTCCCGCCCCGCACGCCCCACTGTACGCCTTACCTTTGAAGTTGGGTCTGATGCGGGCGTCGTAGCCAGATGTGCGTCCCATCAGTTTGTCCAGAAAGTCAGATGGAGAGGGGGGCTTGGCGGCTCTGCTGGGCAACTTCATCT from the Platichthys flesus chromosome 15, fPlaFle2.1, whole genome shotgun sequence genome contains:
- the LOC133969247 gene encoding glycine receptor subunit alpha-4-like isoform X1 — encoded protein: MLLHMCMVLSSSVILLQGGSVLCKEMKLPSRAAKPPSPSDFLDKLMGRTSGYDARIRPNFKGPPVNVTCNIFINSFGSITETTMDYRLNVFLRQQWNDPRLAYKEYPDDSLDLDPSMLDSIWKPDLFFANEKGANFHEVTTDNKLLRIFHNGNVLYSIRLTLTLSCPMDLKNFPMDSQMCIMQLESFGYTMNDLIFEWLDVGAVQVADDMTLPQFVLNEEKGLGYCTKHYNTGKFTCIEVKFYLERQMGYYLIQMYIPSLLTVILSWVSFWINMDAAPARVGLGITTVLTMTTQSSGSRASLPKVSYVKAIDIWMAVCLLFVFAALLEYAAVNFVSRQHKDFFRLRKKLKEQQRQRTQGSVDSKAKGHNTSGKSAAHGSVAQQCTACSREEELAQQGLLFQSLGMALSAGSAPEMDATPVFADLPPGLGFYEIRRRFVDRAKRIDTISRAVFPMSFLMFNVLYWLTYKVLRHEDLQAAQ
- the LOC133969247 gene encoding glycine receptor subunit alpha-4-like isoform X2, which produces MRFVVPSSGRSVLCKEMKLPSRAAKPPSPSDFLDKLMGRTSGYDARIRPNFKGPPVNVTCNIFINSFGSITETTMDYRLNVFLRQQWNDPRLAYKEYPDDSLDLDPSMLDSIWKPDLFFANEKGANFHEVTTDNKLLRIFHNGNVLYSIRLTLTLSCPMDLKNFPMDSQMCIMQLESFGYTMNDLIFEWLDVGAVQVADDMTLPQFVLNEEKGLGYCTKHYNTGKFTCIEVKFYLERQMGYYLIQMYIPSLLTVILSWVSFWINMDAAPARVGLGITTVLTMTTQSSGSRASLPKVSYVKAIDIWMAVCLLFVFAALLEYAAVNFVSRQHKDFFRLRKKLKEQWIFCAVSCFFQEEELAQQGLLFQSLGMALSAGSAPEMDATPVFADLPPGLGFYEIRRRFVDRAKRIDTISRAVFPMSFLMFNVLYWLTYKVLRHEDLQAAQ